The nucleotide window CCTCGCCGTCGAAAATCATCGCATAGGTGACCGTCAGGGCTGCCCCGATGCCCACCCATACCGCATAGGACGTTCCGGTTGGCAACGTTCGCATGGCCCACGCAAGACCAGCCATGCTCAGCACCAGCCCGACGGCAAAGATAACCGTCGGCCACAATCTGCTGAATCCCTCAGACTTCCCAAGCGCAGTAGCCCATACGGCCTCAAGCACTCCTGACACAACCAATACAAACCACGCCATGGTCCGTTCGCTCCTCCAGCGCCGTCTTGTCACTGGCCGGGTACGGCGCACCTCGTCCGGGTGCCTGCTTGGCCACCCTAGATTTGCACACTGCCGCACGCGCAGCAAGAAAATTCATGCTCAGGGCGAAAGCTGAAACCCTTGGCCGCGTCCTATCCGCTCCTTATGATTGTGGGAGTGGGTGGAACAACAGGTTCCACGGGAAAGAAGGGAGGTGTCTGTGTCTGTATTTGACGGGCTCAAAGGCAGGGCCGGAGAGTTGAAGGGCAAGGCAGCCGGACTTGTGGGCGAGAACTCAGGGAAGATCCAGGATGGCA belongs to Arthrobacter tumbae and includes:
- a CDS encoding DMT family transporter → MAWFVLVVSGVLEAVWATALGKSEGFSRLWPTVIFAVGLVLSMAGLAWAMRTLPTGTSYAVWVGIGAALTVTYAMIFDGEAASLLKVLLVLGIVGCVIGLKVLH